Proteins from a single region of Ananas comosus cultivar F153 linkage group 3, ASM154086v1, whole genome shotgun sequence:
- the LOC109708083 gene encoding aquaporin PIP1-2 isoform X2, with product MEGKEEDVSLGANKFSERQPIGTAAQSQDSKDYKEPPAAPLFEPGELKSWSFYRAGIAEFMATFLFLYVSILTVMGVVKSPSKCSTVGVQGIAWAFGGMIFALVYCTAGISGGHINPAVTFGLLLARKLSLTRAIFYIVMQCLGAICGAGVVKGFQKGLYMGNGGGANVVAPGYTKGDGLGAEIIGTFVLVYTVFSATDAKRNARDSHVPWIFWVGPFIGAALAAIYHQVVIRAIPFKSRA from the exons atggaggggaaggaggaggatGTGAGCTTGGGGGCGAACAAGTTCTCGGAGAGGCAGCCCATAGGGACTGCTGCGCAGAGCCAAGATAGCAAGGACTACAAGGAGCCACCCGCGGCTCCTCTGTTCGAGCCAGGGGAGCTCAAATCATGGTCCTTCTACAGGGCAGGGATAGCCGAGTTCATGGCCACTTTCCTCTTCCTCTACGTCTCCATCCTCACCGTGATGGGCGTCGTCAAGTCCCCCAGCAAGTGCTCCACCGTGGGTGTCCAGGGGATTGCTTGGGCCTTTGGGGGCATGATCTTTGCCCTTGTCTACTGCACTGCTGGGATCTCTG gTGGGCACATCAACCCAGCAGTGACATTTGGGCTGCTGCTGGCGAGGAAGCTGTCCCTGACGAGGGCCATCTTCTACATAGTGATGCAGTGTTTGGGAGCCATTTGTGGAGCTGGAGTGGTGAAGGGGTTCCAAAAGGGGCTCTACATGGGCAATGGAGGAGGGGCCAATGTTGTGGCCCCTGGTTACACCAAGGGCGATGGGCTTGGCGCTGAGATCATTGGCACCTTTGTCCTCGTCTACACTGTCTTCTCTGCCACTGATGCCAAGAGGAATGCCAGAGACTCTCATGTCCCT TGGATCTTCTGGGTGGGGCCCTTCATTGGAGCAGCACTAGCTGCCATCTACCACCAGGTGGTGATCAGAGCCATCCCATTCAAGAGCAGGGCTTGA
- the LOC109708082 gene encoding mitogen-activated protein kinase kinase kinase YODA: MPSWWGKSSSKDVKKKSKENFIETLHRFISSTEQKGNTKSGGTRKRSSDITSAKGSQSRAESRSTSPSKEVSRCQSFQDRPHAHPLPLPVLRSGITCTSSEVSTSKLTEKRGKPQLRLPLPTPNCVIRRPETTAIEGDLATASVSSNCSVDSDDRADSQLPSPVGNDIENGNRVITNNHSSTVLKDQSMVTTRKNSRQIAKPPMICLGNQNLSTSPKKGIENYQPNLQNPRQGAFGSAPDSSMSSPTRSPLRICPDQIPTSAFWAAKPHTDVTFLSSGQCSSPGSGQTSGHNSVGGDMLGQLFWQPSRGSPECSPIPSPRMTSPGPSSRIHSGPVSPLHPRAGGTAPESPTSRHDEVKKQSHRLPLPPISVSNSSPFSPNNSTSNSALPIPRSPGRTDNPPSPGSRWKKGRFIGHGTFGHVYVGFNSESGEMCAMKEVTLFLDDAKSRESAKQLGQEISLLSRLRHQNIVQYYGSEMIDDKLYIYLEYVSGGSIHRLLQEYGQFGEPVLRSYTQQILSGLAYLHGKNTVHRDIKGANLLVDPNGRVKLADFGMAKHISGQSCPLSFKGSPYWMAPEVIKNTNGCSLAVDIWSLGCTVLEMATSKPPWSQYEGIAAMFKIGNSKELPAIPDHLSGECKDFVRQCLQREPSKRPTAAELLQHPFVKNAALPDKSIAAPDPLERIPGVSNGPILTGIGHARNLSSLGMEGLTIQQRRGAKAAAFSCEIHIQKNISCPVSPIGSPLLKSRSPQNMNGRMSPSPISSPRTTSGASTPLTGGNGAIPFNHQKHSSYLSDGFTTPSTRSPNDLYPGGSQSHDPELDLFLGVTQGSPLPQFGKLGHGNVWDSYDRQSFADNAPRQFVREHGRLNPSLDLRPGSPKRGI, encoded by the exons CATCGATTCATAAGTTCAACTGAACAAAAGGGAAATACAAAGTCGGGAGGGACTCGTAAACGTAGCAGCGACATAACATCAGCAAAGGGCTCTCAATCTAGGGCAGAATCACGTTCGACATCACCCTCTAAAGAAGTTTCTCGCTGCCAAAGTTTTCAAGATAGGCCGCATGCACATCCACTTCCTCTTCCTGTTCTTCGGTCTGGCATTACATGCACGTCCTCTGAGGTCAGCACATCAAAGCTGACAGAAAAACGGGGCAAACCACAGCTGCGTTTACCACTTCCTACCCCCAATTGCGTTATAAGAAGGCCGGAAACCACTGCTATCGAGGGAGATTTGGCTACTGCTTCTGTTTCTAGTAATTGCTCCGTTGATAGCGATGATCGAGCAGATTCTCAGCTTCCCAGCCCTGTAGGGAATGATATAGAAAATGGGAATAGGGTTATCACAAACAATCATTCCAG TACTGTGCTTAAAGATCAGTCTATGGTCACTACTCGGAAGAACTCAAGACAAATTGCTAAGCCCCCCATGATTTGTCTTGGTAACCAAAATTTATCCACATCACCCAAGAAGGGGATCGAGAACTACCAACCCAATTTACAGAATCCTCGGCAGGGGGCTTTTGGAAGTGCGCCTGATAGTTCGATGTCTAGTCCTACTAGAAGTCCTCTAAGAATATGCCCTGATCAGATTCCAACCTCTGCTTTTTGGGCAGCAAAGCCTCACACTGATGTCACTTTCCTTAGTTCTGGCCAGTGCTCTAGTCCAGGTTCAGGTCAGACGTCAGGACACAATTCGGTCGGAGGAGACATGCTGGGTCAGTTATTCTGGCAGCCCAGCAGGGGTAGCCCAGAATGTTCTCCGATACCTAGCCCAAGAATGACGAGTCCTGGCCCTAgttctagaatacacagtggaCCTGTTTCTCCATTGCATCCGCGGGCCGGAGGGACAGCGCCCGAATCACCTACAAGTCGCCATGATGAGGTGAAGAAGCAATCCCATAGACTGCCACTCCCGCCAATAAGTGTCTCTAACAGTTCTCCTTTTTCTCCGAACAATTCAACATCAAATAGCGCTCTCCCTATTCCTCGTAGTCCTGGAAGGACAGATAATCCCCCGAGCCCTGGTTCACGGTGGAAGAAGGGGAGGTTCATTGGCCATGGCACATTTGGCCATGTTTATGTTGGCTTTAATAG TGAGAGTGGCGAAATGTGTGCAATGAAGGAGGTTACCCTCTTCTTGGATGATGCTAAGTCAAGAGAAAGTGCGAAGCAATTGGGACAG GAAATATCTCTCTTGAGTCGGTTGCGGCATCAGAATATAGTGCAGTATTACGGATCTGAGATG ATAGATGAcaagttatatatatacttggagTACGTCTCTGGTGGTTCCATCCATAGACTTCTCCAAGAATATGGCCAATTTGGAGAGCCAGTACTTCGTAGCTATACTCAACAGATCCTTTCTGGCTTAGCTTATTTGCATGGAAAGAACACCGTTCATAG AGATATTAAAGGTGCAAACTTACTGGTTGACCCCAATGGTCGAGTTAAGCTGGCAGATTTTGGGATGGCGAAACAT ATTAGTGGACAATCATGTCCCTTATCGTTCAAGGGAAGCCCATATTGGATGGCACCTGAG GTTATCAAAAATACAAATGGCTGCAGTCTTGCTGTTGATATTTGGAGCTTGGGGTGCACGGTTCTGGAAATGGCCACTTCAAAACCACCATGGAGCCAGTATGAAGGG ATTGCAGCTATGTTCAAGATAGGAAACAGCAAGGAGCTTCCAGCAATCCCTGATCATCTGTCGGGGGAATGCAAAGATTTTGTCAGGCAGTGTCTTCAGCGTGAACCGTCTAAACGCCCTACAGCAGCAGAGCTTTTGCAGCATCCTTTTGTCAAAAATGCAGCTCTGCCTGATAAATCTATTGCTGCTCCTGATCCTTTAGAACGGATTCCTGGTGTATCCAATGGGCCAATCCTCACG GGTATCGGGCATGCAAGAAATCTTTCTTCCTTGGGTATGGAAGGATTGACAATCCAACAGAGAAGAGGTGCTAAAGCGGCGGCATTTTCGTG TGAGATTCACATACAGAAGAACATATCCTGTCCCGTCTCTCCCATTGGAAGCCCTCTTCTGAAGTCAAGGTCTCCACAAAATATGAATGGAAGGATGTCCCCTTCTCCCATCTCAAGCCCTAGAACTACGTCAGGTGCTTCCACACCTTTGACCGGTGGGAATGGAGCTATCCCATTTAATCATCAAAAGCATTCATCGTACCTTAGCGATGGCTTCACAACTCCATCAACAAGGTCACCTAATGATCTCTATCCCGGTGGGTCCCAGTCTCACGATCCAGAGCTCGATCTTTTCCTTGGGGTGACGCAAGGCTCACCCCTTCCTCAATTTGGGAAGTTGGGGCATGGAAATGTGTGGGACTCATATGACAGGCAGTCGTTTGCTGATAATGCCCCTCGTCAATTCGTGAGAGAACACGGGAGGCTAAACCCCTCCCTGGATCTTAGACCCGGTTCTCCAAAACGTGGtatttaa
- the LOC109708083 gene encoding aquaporin PIP1-2 isoform X1 produces the protein MEGKEEDVSLGANKFSERQPIGTAAQSQDSKDYKEPPAAPLFEPGELKSWSFYRAGIAEFMATFLFLYVSILTVMGVVKSPSKCSTVGVQGIAWAFGGMIFALVYCTAGISGGHINPAVTFGLLLARKLSLTRAIFYIVMQCLGAICGAGVVKGFQKGLYMGNGGGANVVAPGYTKGDGLGAEIIGTFVLVYTVFSATDAKRNARDSHVPILAPLPIGFAVFLVHLATIPITGTGINPARSLGAAIIYNREHAWDDHWIFWVGPFIGAALAAIYHQVVIRAIPFKSRA, from the exons atggaggggaaggaggaggatGTGAGCTTGGGGGCGAACAAGTTCTCGGAGAGGCAGCCCATAGGGACTGCTGCGCAGAGCCAAGATAGCAAGGACTACAAGGAGCCACCCGCGGCTCCTCTGTTCGAGCCAGGGGAGCTCAAATCATGGTCCTTCTACAGGGCAGGGATAGCCGAGTTCATGGCCACTTTCCTCTTCCTCTACGTCTCCATCCTCACCGTGATGGGCGTCGTCAAGTCCCCCAGCAAGTGCTCCACCGTGGGTGTCCAGGGGATTGCTTGGGCCTTTGGGGGCATGATCTTTGCCCTTGTCTACTGCACTGCTGGGATCTCTG gTGGGCACATCAACCCAGCAGTGACATTTGGGCTGCTGCTGGCGAGGAAGCTGTCCCTGACGAGGGCCATCTTCTACATAGTGATGCAGTGTTTGGGAGCCATTTGTGGAGCTGGAGTGGTGAAGGGGTTCCAAAAGGGGCTCTACATGGGCAATGGAGGAGGGGCCAATGTTGTGGCCCCTGGTTACACCAAGGGCGATGGGCTTGGCGCTGAGATCATTGGCACCTTTGTCCTCGTCTACACTGTCTTCTCTGCCACTGATGCCAAGAGGAATGCCAGAGACTCTCATGTCCCT atcCTTGCACCTCTGCCCATTGGCTTTGCTGTCTTCCTGGTCCACCTGGCCACCATCCCCATCACTGGCACTGGCATCAACCCTGCTAGGAGCCTTGGAGCTGCCATCATCTACAACAGGGAACATGCTTGGGATGACCAT TGGATCTTCTGGGTGGGGCCCTTCATTGGAGCAGCACTAGCTGCCATCTACCACCAGGTGGTGATCAGAGCCATCCCATTCAAGAGCAGGGCTTGA